The proteins below are encoded in one region of Struthio camelus isolate bStrCam1 chromosome 11, bStrCam1.hap1, whole genome shotgun sequence:
- the CLDN2 gene encoding claudin-2, with product MVSMGLQLVGYAVAFLGYIGTLTATLLPSWKISSYIGSSIVTAVGFTKGLWMECATYSTGITQCDIYSSLLSLPADIQAAQALMVSSSAVCSLACLLAVMGMRCTVFMQGSPAKDRVAVTGGVVFVLGGLLCFIPVTWNIHVVLRDFYNPLLPDSTKYEIGEALYLGIVSSLLSLIGGFILCASCPPRDSQDTYRSTYQPRLLAGKSPRPSISQTQKTKSEFNSYNLTGYV from the coding sequence ATGGTCTCCATGGGGCTCCAGCTGGTGGGCTATGCCGTGGCCTTCCTGGGCTACATTGGCACGCTGACGGCCACACTGCTGCCCAGCTGGAAGATCAGCTCCTACATCGGCTCCAGCATCGTGACGGCCGTGGGCTTCACCAAGGGGCTGTGGATGGAGTGTGCCACATACAGCACGGGCATCACCCAGTGCGACATCTACAGCTCCCTGCTCAGTCTGCCCGCCGACATCCAGGCAGCCCAGGCCCTGATGGTGAGCTCCAGCGCCGTCTGCTCCCTCGCCTGCCTCCTCGCTGTCATGGGCATGAGGTGCACCGTCTTCATGCAGGGCTCGCCGGCCAAGGACAGAGTGGCGGTGACAGGTGGCGTGGTCTTTGTGCTCGGGGGGCTGCTCTGCTTCATCCCCGTGACCTGGAACATCCACGTGGTGCTGCGGGATTTCTACAACCCCCTGCTTCCCGACAGCACCAAGTACGAGATCGGCGAGGCGCTCTACCTGGGCATCgtctcctccctgctctcccttaTCGGTGGCTTTATCCTCTGCGCCTCTTGCCCTCCTCGGGACTCGCAGGACACCTACCGCAGCACCTACCAGCCCCGGCTGCTGGCAGGTAAGAGCCCCCGGCCCTCCATCAGCCAGACGCAGAAGACGAAGAGTGAGTTCAACTCCTATAACCTGACAGGATACGTGTAG